Within Frankiales bacterium, the genomic segment GCGTCCGTCGGCGCCAGGGTGAAGATCACTCGTGACCGCGCCGGCCTGCTGTCCGCGCTGACGGCCATCGACGAACTGGGTTGGGAGTCCGTCGTCGGGGAGTCCCTGCTCGTCTATGTCAGGGCCACGGTCGTACGCCCCCAGCTGGTCCGCACCGGACTGTGCAACGCCGCCCGGGAGCAGGCCGAGGCGACCGCTTGGGAGGCGGTGTGGGAGACGTTGCTCGACGAGTCGCTGCGCACGGCCCAGTCGCCGTGGGGCGTTCTGTGGCAGGTCGCGCGCCACTCGGTGCTCGGCGAGATCATCGCGTGCGAGTACGGGACGGATGCCCGCAAGAGCTGGCGGGCGCGCCGCCGATCGGTGCCGACAAGCCCGGGGTCGACCCCTCGGAGCACATCGGACTCAAGTGCTGCGCTGATCAGCCTTGAGGACCTACCCGAAGATGGCACCGAGATCGCTGACGAGGTCGGACTCCTCTGGCTCGACGCTTGCCCGCTGCTGATGCTGGTGGTGGACGCCCTCGTGGAGGTCGGGTGGACGCGCAGCACAGCTGCTCGCGTCGTGGAGGCCGTCGCGTGCTCCGCAGGTCGCGTGGGGTCGGACGCCGTGGACTGGCGTCTGTTTGCTACCGCCTTGCAGATCCCCGGGTGGCAGGTACGCCGGGTCGCTGTGGCGGTGCTGGGCGTCCCCGGCTGGCCCGGCGTGGTTCAGCAGTTGGCGACCGATGGTCCGGCGATCCTCGAGCTCGCGGGTGTGCAGGCGGCTATGCGCTCGACCGTGACGTCGTGGATGCCCAGCACGGTCACCGCGGCCAACCGGGCCGCGAGCGCGCTGATCCCCAATCAGGCGGCGTGATCATGCCTCCCGTCATCCGTTCGGATGCAGCCGTCAACACGGAACGTAGTCGGCTGCCTCAGCCGATATTGCGCCGCGTGACCGTTCTCCGGCGAGTTCTCCACAAGATCGCGCGAAGCGGTGTCGCTCCTCGAAATGTGGGGGTACAAAGGCCGGACGACGACGTTGGCCACGCAGCTCAGCGAGTGTCCCATTCGCGCTTAGAGGCGGTGATTGGCGTGAACGAGGGAACCCGCCCGAGCCGGGCGGTGTACGCGGGACTGGCACTCGCTGTGCTGATCCCGCTGAGCGCATGCAGCGGCCCGTCTGCGACCCAGAGCCCGACTGTCTCGACGTCCACCTCGGAATCGGGCCCGTCCACGAGCCCGTCAACATCGAGTCCATCCCCGAACCCCACCGCATCGGCGAGCTCGGCAGCTCTGGCGAGCTACGCCGCGTTCTGGGACGCGAAGGTTGCATCGCAGGCCAAGCCGACGCAAGGCCCCCCGGTGGCGCTCGCGCGGTACAGCATCGACAAGGCCCTCGCGGACGCCCAGGCTGCCATCCTCATTTTCCGCCACAGCGGAATCGAAATGCGAGGCAAGCCGGCACACTCCGCCGAGGTCACGTCCGTGACGCTGACCGCTAGCCCGATGGTGTCCATCCGAGACTGCCTCGACAGCACGCGCTGGCTCCCCGTCTATTCGGCCACCGGCAAGTCCGCATTGGCGCCAGGGCAATCGGCACGCGTCGTCGTGGACTCTATTGCGACCATCTACGACGGCAGGTGGGTCATCAGTGGGTCCGTCGCGCACCGGGATCAGCCGTGCTGAGGCGTCGCTTGGCGAGCACTCTCGCTGGGATACTGATCGTCGGGCTCATGACGAGTGGTGTTCCGGCGGTCGCTGACTCGGGCGGTGTGAGTTGCCCACCCGATGCCCCTGTGTGCGTCGTCGTCGTTACCGATCCGGGAAGCCCCGGCTCGGGTGGAACACCCGGAACGGGGACGCCGGGCCAGCGAGTCTGCAAGGTTCCGGCCACGGGGCAAGTGATGCCGTGCTTCGACAGTCACTTCGGTTGGTGGAGCAACACCGATGGCTGCTACTACATGCTCGTCGAGCCCCCGCCTGCGCCGGATTCTTCGGCATGGAATGGCCACTACCCGCAGGGTCACGTCTACCTGACGACATGCCTTGGCACACCCGGATCGGGTGGAGGTTGGGCGTGGCTACCGAACCCGCCCGAAGGCTACGGCGGAGTTTCAGCGACGCCGGCGATGCTGGCTCAGAGCGCCCTGGACACCATGCGCCTGACGGGTCCGGAGATCGGCATGGCCCCGGGTGCGGGGAAGACCGGCCTCGTGGGGCTCCCGGTGTGGCTCTGGACGACCGTGTCGCCCTCAACGTGGGGACCGACATCGGCGACGGCGGCGGTGCCTGGCCTGTCGGTGACGGCGACGGCCCGGGCGCAGAAGATCGTATGGGACATGGGTGACGGGCACTCAGTGACCTGTACGAACCCGGGCACCGTTTACACGACGTCGAAGGGTGCGGCTGCCTCGCCGACCTGTGGGTACCGCTACACCCGCTCGTCGGCCTCGCAGCCGGGGTCGGTCTACACAGTCACGGCGACGACGACGTGGTCGGTGACCTGGGCCGGTGGTGGGCAGTCCGGCGTGCTGACCGTGACGCGGACGTCGACGACGTCGGTGCGTATTGGCGAGTTGCAGGTCCTGGTGTCCTGACCCATTCCAGCGTGCAGTCACGAGAGGCGGCGCCATGACGACGGCGACGAACGGATCGACCCCGACCACGAGGGTGACCGCCGCTGCGAGCGCGAGTCGCCCGATGCCGGTCGCGCCTCGAGTGGCCGCGCCGAAGGGTCGCCGCCGTCCGCTGATGCTGGCGCTCGGTCTCGCCCTGGTCGCGGTCGGCGCCCTGACGTCGGTGTGGCTGGTGAGCTCGGCGAGTCAGCGTGTTGCGGTGCTGGTGCTCGCCCGTGACGTGCCCTACGGGTCACCGATCACCGCTGCGGACCTGACCACGACCGATGTCTCGGTCGATCCCAACGTCGCGACCGTTCCCGCCTCCGAGCTGGACACCGTCGTAGGCAGCGTGGCCGCGGCGTCGTTGTCAGCGGGATCTCTGCTGTCCCGCGCCGAGCTCGCCGCGTCGGCACCCCCGGCCGCGGGTCAGGTGCTGGTCGGTGTCGCGATCCCTGCGACCCGGATGCCCGCGGGCGGGCTCGCGCCCGGCGACCGGGTGCTGGTGGTGGACACCCCCGCCGCCGACGCGGACCCGTCCGCGGTCGCGCCCGCGACGATTCCCGCCACGGTGGTCCGGGTCGGTGGGATGGACGTCAACGGCGTCACCGTCGTGGACGTCACCGTCGCGACCGGTGACGGGCCGGCGCTGGCCGCGCGCGCGGCGACGGGACGGATCGCGGTGGTCGTGCAACCGAGGACGGGCTGAGATGACCGTCATCGCGTTGACCTCGGCGAAGGGGTCCCCGGGCGTCACCACGACCGCGCTGGCCCTGGCGTGGGCGTGGCCCCAGGTCGCACCCGGTCGCCGCGTGCTGGTCGTGGACGCGGACATGGCCGGCGGGGACCTCGCGCCCGGCTACCTGAGGGGCGCAGTCTCGAGCACCGACGGGGTGCTCGGACTTGCCGCCGCACGCCCCGCCGACCTGGGCGCCGGCTTGTGGGAACACCTGATCGCGGTAGACGAGTCCGCGACCAGGCTGCTCCTGACCGGGATCAGTGATCCGGCGCAGGCTCGGTCGCTGGCCGGGGTGTGGCTCGCTCTGGCCGAGGTGTTCGCCGACCCCGAAGGGGAGCTCTCGAGGGTCGATGTGCTGGTCGACCTCGGTCGGGTCGGTACGGCCCACGAGGCTGCGGCGCTGCGTGCTCGGGCCGACCTGGTGCTGCTGGTGCTGCGGTCGTCGCTGCGCGCGAGCGCAGCGGCGCGTGCCACCGGGCGACGACTGGTCGAGGAGCGCACCGGGTTTCCCGGGGGGACCGACTCGCTGGGGTGCGTCGTGGTGGGGGAGGGCCAGCCGTACGGCGCCGGTGAGATCGCAGCCGCAGTCGGACTTCCCGTCCGCGCCCGGATGGCCTGGGACCCCGCGTCTGCCGCCGTCCTGTCCGACGGAGATGCGGCGTCGTGGCGGTTCGCCCGCTCGGCGTTGATGCGTTCCGCCAACGCCGGCGCCACCGAACTACTGGCCCACGCAACTACCCGGGCGTCGGCTGTCCCCACGGTGCCGGCCCCAGTCGTGACCGCCAATCACCGGGCGGGAGCGACGCCGTGACCGAACCCCTTCGCATCTGGGACCTCGAGGACCTCACCGCACCGGACGCCAGACACGTCTGGCCGACCGGAGCGGCCGGGCACGACTGGCCCGAGTCCGAAGCCGAGACTGTCGGAGGGCTGGACCACGGTTTGGTGCGTGAGGTCCGCCGTGAGGTCGCGGAGCAGCTCGCCGCGCGGCTGCAGGCCGACCCTGTCAGCGACGCGACGGCTCGCCGCGAACTGTGCCGGTCCCTGTTGGCCGACGTCCTCTCGGCCCGGGCCCGGGACCGCGTTCATGCGGGTGAACCGCAGTGGAGCGTGGAGCAGGAGTACGCCCTGGCCGATGCGGTGATGGCGGCCCTGTTCGGGCTCGGCCGGTTGCAGCCGCTGGTGGATGACCCGGACGTGGAGAACATCGAGGTCAACGGCCACGACCGGGTCTGGGTGTCCTACGCCGACGGTAGGGAGGAGCCCGGACCTGCGGTCGCGGACTCAGATGAGGAACTCATCGAGCACTTGCAGCTCCTCGCCGCGCGGGTCGGCGGGTCGGAACGCACCTTCACCACCGCGAACCCGCGGCTGCACATCCGCCTCGAGGACGGCTCCCGCCTGGCTGCGATGGCGTGGACGACGCCCCGCCCCCAGGTCGTGGTGCGCCGACACCGGGTCCGCGACGTCGACCTCGACGACCTCGTCGCACTGGGCACGGTGGACTCGACGTTGGTGGCGTTCCTGCGTGCGGCGTTGCGGGCGGGGAAGAACATCGTGGTCACGGGGTTGCAGAACGCCGGGAAGACCACTCTGATCCGTGCGCTGGCCAACGAGTTCCCGCCGATGGAGCGCTTCGCCACGATCGAACGCGAATACGAGCTCCACCTCCACGAGATGCCCGACCGGCACCCGCGGGTGGTGGCGATGGAGGCGCGGGAGGGCAGCAGCGAGAAGGACGCCGCTGGGCGTCGCGCCGGCGAGGTCACCCTCTCAGATCTGGTTGTGGACTCGCTGCGGATGAACCTGCGTCGGATCATCGTCGGCGAGGTCCGGGGTAGCGAGGCCGTCCCGATGCTGGAGGCGATGAGCACCGGCGACGGGTCGCTGTGCACGATCCACGCCCGTACCGCGCACCATGCATTGGACCGCATCGTCACGCTGTGC encodes:
- a CDS encoding CpaF family protein, producing MDHGLVREVRREVAEQLAARLQADPVSDATARRELCRSLLADVLSARARDRVHAGEPQWSVEQEYALADAVMAALFGLGRLQPLVDDPDVENIEVNGHDRVWVSYADGREEPGPAVADSDEELIEHLQLLAARVGGSERTFTTANPRLHIRLEDGSRLAAMAWTTPRPQVVVRRHRVRDVDLDDLVALGTVDSTLVAFLRAALRAGKNIVVTGLQNAGKTTLIRALANEFPPMERFATIEREYELHLHEMPDRHPRVVAMEAREGSSEKDAAGRRAGEVTLSDLVVDSLRMNLRRIIVGEVRGSEAVPMLEAMSTGDGSLCTIHARTAHHALDRIVTLCLSADIGMTDVFAYRLLAGSVDFLVHVNLLDETAIGGRRHRFVSEVLEINGMGEFGRPATTTVFTPGPDGRAVPAHAPACLSELIRAGFDPGFLDARSGTWPTRLSRVGGR
- a CDS encoding ATP/GTP-binding protein, with translation MPCFDSHFGWWSNTDGCYYMLVEPPPAPDSSAWNGHYPQGHVYLTTCLGTPGSGGGWAWLPNPPEGYGGVSATPAMLAQSALDTMRLTGPEIGMAPGAGKTGLVGLPVWLWTTVSPSTWGPTSATAAVPGLSVTATARAQKIVWDMGDGHSVTCTNPGTVYTTSKGAAASPTCGYRYTRSSASQPGSVYTVTATTTWSVTWAGGGQSGVLTVTRTSTTSVRIGELQVLVS